The Thermotoga sp. Ku-13t DNA segment CTCGTTCATTCCGGCCTTCCCGCTGGTGTGAAAAGCAACGGCATCGAGCACATCCTGATCGTCGAACTTGAATCTTCTCTTCAGATACTCCGCCGCGATCTTTCCGTGTAGGAGAACCGGATGCTCGAGTTCCATTTCACTCGGCTCGATGCCGTAAGATCTTGCAATCCTCAACAGTTTGGTTGCCGGAACGTCCCTGAACGCATCGTGTGCCAAGCAGGCAACGACCACTTTATCTTCGTCGACTCGATGTAACTTTGCAAGCTTTCTCGCGAATTCGCAACAAGAAAGCACGTGCTGCTTTCGCTTCGGACTCGATAAGATGTCGAGTACGTGTCTCAGCTCTTCGATTATGCGCCGCACTTCTCACCATCCTTCTCTCTCGAACTCGACGATTTCCAACCCGTAAGTCGATTCCAGAGCGTTACTTATCTGTTCCACGGTGTTGTCAACGACCTCCTTTGCGGAATTCACAACCGCGATCCCTATTTCAGCCCAGCCTTTCGAATCGCACATACCCACCTCAGAGATGGAGATGTTGTATTTGCTCCTCAATTCGTTGATCAGCTTTTTGATCAAACTGCGTTTTTCCTTCAGGCTGCTTACGCCGAACAATCTCAGTTTGAAGCTCACGACAGCTACGTGCATCGAGCGTTTCTCACCTCAGGCGTTCTGCTGTTCCTGTTTCCTTTCCTGAATGATCTTTTCCTGAATGTTCGGTGGAACCTCCTGATACCTCAGGAACTTCATGGTGAAATACCCTCGTCCGCTCGTGATGCCGGACAGCCTGCCAGAGAAGTCGAGCATCTCCGCCAGCGGCACTTCCGCCTTTATCTTGGACATACCACGACCAGCGGGTTCCATACCTTGAGGTCTTCCCCTTCGGCTCGTTACCTCACCCATGACGTCGCCCGCGACTTCATCCGGACAGAATATCTCCACTTCCATGATGGGTTCGAGTATGACAGGTCTGGCTTCTTCCATGCCTTTCCTGAAGGCCTGAATCGCCGCGATCTGGAATGCGATATCCGAAGAGTCAACTTCGTGGTAGGATCCATCGAACAGTGTCACGCGGACGTCAACCACAGGGTACCCCGCAAGGGAACCGCGTTTCATAGCTTCGATGACACCCTTCTCCACCGAAGGGATGAAGTTCTTCGGGATCGCACCACCGAAAATCTTATCGACGAACTCGAAGCCCGCTCCGCGTGGAAGTGGTTCGAGTTCTATCTTCACGTGTCCGTACTGACCGTGACCACCCGTCTGTTTCTTGTGCTTGTACTCCGCTATAGCCTTTCTGGTTATGGTTTCTCTGTAGGCGATCTTCGGCTTGCCGACGTCCACTTCCACACCGAAGATGCTCTTCAGCTTTTCTATCATCACATCCAGATGGATCGTTCCAAGACCTGAGACAACGGTTTCGCCCGTTTCGGGATCGTATTCCCATTTGAAGGTTGGGTCGCTTTCAGCGAGCCTCGCCAGGCCGTTGTTTATCTTATCTATGTCGGTTTTGCTCTTCGGATTGACGGACCGTGAGAACATCGGTTCCGGGAACTGGGGGGGAACGATCTTCAATTTTCTGTCCTTGTGAGTTAAGGTTTCTCCCACGCTGCCTTCCCTCAATTTCGGTAACACCACGATTTCCCCGCAGGACGCTTCCTCTACTTCCACCTGCTCCTTCCCGCGGGCGAAGTAGAGTTTGCTTATCCTATCGCTCGTTCCGCGGTTCACGTTCACGAAGTTGTCACCGGGTCTGACGGTCCCAGCTATGACCTTGATGTAGCTCACGCGTCCAACGAACGGGTCTGCAACGTTCTTGAAGATGTACGCGCAGAAAGGCTCAGTCTCACTGGGGGAAATTTCAATCTCTTCTCCACTTTCCAGTACGGCCCTTAACGGTTGTGCTTCTTTCGGGTTCGCACCCAGTTCTACAATGGTGTCGAGCAGCAGATCGATTCCTATTCCTTTTTCTGCAGAGCCACAGAGTGCCGGTACAACGGCTCCGGACTTGTAAGCTTTGACAAGGGCGTTCCTCAGTTCTGCCTCGTCGACTTCCTGACCTTCAAGGTACTTTTCCATCAGTGCATCGTCACTCTCCACGATGTCTTCCAGTAACTTGAGTCTGGTTTCTTCGACCTTCTTCTGCAACTCCGACGGAATGCTCACAGGCTTAGCCTTGCCATCCTCGTAGACGTATGCCTTCATACCGACCAGATCCACCAAGCCTTTGAAATCGGACTCGGCACCGATCGGCAAAACGAGGGGTACAACTTTACATTCGAACGCCGACTTCACCGATTCCAGAGCATTTTCAAAGTTTGCCCTTTCTTTGTCCATCTGGTTCACAAAGACCAGTATGGGCCTGGACATTTCCTGGGCCAGTTGCCATGTTCTTTCTGTTTGTATCTCCACACCGGCAACCGCGTTGATCACACTCACAACGTTCTCACTGACAAAGATCGAGTTGATAACGTCAGCTATGAAATCGCCGAAACCAGGTGTGTCGATCACGGTCAGAAGATGATCCTTCCACGTGAAGGTGAACACGTGGGAGTTGATGCTTGAACCTTTCGATTCTTCTATCGGATCAGTGTCAACGAATTTGGTTGAGATTCGATCGACCAGACCGGCCGTTTTCAGGATCGAGCTCACCAGAAGGGACTTTCCTGATCCGTTATGACCAACCAGAACGAAGTTCCTTTTCTTCTCAGTAGCGATTGCCATTTCTATACACCTCCATCTCTTCCGTTTTCAATCAGATTTCTGAACCACCAGGAGTGAAACTGGAATGGCCCTCGTCCAGCCAGTCGGGGTTCTACTCACGATCTTATCCTTGATGACCATCACGGAGGAACTCCCTCCGTCGAAGTTCATGGCCGAGTAGAAACCCTTGCTCATGCAGAAATCGACTAATTCATCGTAATTGACACCCCCAGTGCCATTTTGATCACTTATGACCACGAGAACCACCTTCCCGTCCTGCGTCGTGGCGATCAAGGTTCTGGTCGCATTGACCCTCGCGATGTTGCCACCGTAACGGTTTTTCTCCTGGTTTCGATCCGGTATCGGAGCACCCTGATAGAGCAACAGAGGTCCCGCTTCGACCGCATGCTTTATTCTGTATGGGAAGTTCGTGTTTATGACGTACTCCACGGGATCACCGGGTCTCACTTCTTGCAGGTATTTTTCGTACTTATTCGAGATAGCCAGGACAAAACCCGCCTCAGGGACCCTGGATGTCCAGCCCCTTGAGACGACTTTTCCTTTTTCAACCACAAAATAGAGCATATCGTCCCTCTTCGGTATTGGAAGTCCGAATTCCTTCGTAAAAATGAGTACTTCCCCGATCGCCACAGTGTTGATGCCTTTCACAATGAACAGAAGCTGTCCAATGCGCACGTTGATGTCGAAGTAAAACCTCTCTATGTGTACAGTTCCAGCATAAGTGTACACGAAGACTGGCCTGTCACCGTAAGGAGCCTGCAGGATCTTGCCGTCAACGATCAAGAGGCCTATCGGCATTGCCGTGTTGGGATCGAAATAACTCGCATTGACACCGGCTATCGCGTTGTTCTTCATCACCATGGCATCGACACTCT contains these protein-coding regions:
- the yqeK gene encoding bis(5'-nucleosyl)-tetraphosphatase (symmetrical) YqeK — its product is MRRIIEELRHVLDILSSPKRKQHVLSCCEFARKLAKLHRVDEDKVVVACLAHDAFRDVPATKLLRIARSYGIEPSEMELEHPVLLHGKIAAEYLKRRFKFDDQDVLDAVAFHTSGKAGMNEVGKIVFLADALEETRVYEGVEDLRRLAERDLDEALIRTLRSKVCYAMKKEYLLLSETVEMWNWLLRKRRPRSFTENNYDEPGGA
- a CDS encoding DUF503 domain-containing protein, translated to MHVAVVSFKLRLFGVSSLKEKRSLIKKLINELRSKYNISISEVGMCDSKGWAEIGIAVVNSAKEVVDNTVEQISNALESTYGLEIVEFEREGW
- the fusA gene encoding elongation factor G, which produces MAIATEKKRNFVLVGHNGSGKSLLVSSILKTAGLVDRISTKFVDTDPIEESKGSSINSHVFTFTWKDHLLTVIDTPGFGDFIADVINSIFVSENVVSVINAVAGVEIQTERTWQLAQEMSRPILVFVNQMDKERANFENALESVKSAFECKVVPLVLPIGAESDFKGLVDLVGMKAYVYEDGKAKPVSIPSELQKKVEETRLKLLEDIVESDDALMEKYLEGQEVDEAELRNALVKAYKSGAVVPALCGSAEKGIGIDLLLDTIVELGANPKEAQPLRAVLESGEEIEISPSETEPFCAYIFKNVADPFVGRVSYIKVIAGTVRPGDNFVNVNRGTSDRISKLYFARGKEQVEVEEASCGEIVVLPKLREGSVGETLTHKDRKLKIVPPQFPEPMFSRSVNPKSKTDIDKINNGLARLAESDPTFKWEYDPETGETVVSGLGTIHLDVMIEKLKSIFGVEVDVGKPKIAYRETITRKAIAEYKHKKQTGGHGQYGHVKIELEPLPRGAGFEFVDKIFGGAIPKNFIPSVEKGVIEAMKRGSLAGYPVVDVRVTLFDGSYHEVDSSDIAFQIAAIQAFRKGMEEARPVILEPIMEVEIFCPDEVAGDVMGEVTSRRGRPQGMEPAGRGMSKIKAEVPLAEMLDFSGRLSGITSGRGYFTMKFLRYQEVPPNIQEKIIQERKQEQQNA
- a CDS encoding phosphodiester glycosidase family protein — translated: MKFLPLILVLLFVSCFAGQVLVGLQGKFVLLEESDGFVDVKELEKLGLTFVLSEVSGRAYLIFEKKIVLLTKDGNVTVDFLDVYENAAKFIDKKVFIKAEVLQQILQLRAEKTPSGQPVLLDSVPILSSANFEKNRLRLNFVGFVSEQMVSTRTSKGKLVVEISPCINFATAADPVKIQADATSVRVELELGVDVEPVMVSKFEPSALTFELRMPMLGKEWIANGVYWQQTTERISNKEVLVNYLWIDPTVVELRPAISSSGIGTLESVDAMVMKNNAIAGVNASYFDPNTAMPIGLLIVDGKILQAPYGDRPVFVYTYAGTVHIERFYFDINVRIGQLLFIVKGINTVAIGEVLIFTKEFGLPIPKRDDMLYFVVEKGKVVSRGWTSRVPEAGFVLAISNKYEKYLQEVRPGDPVEYVINTNFPYRIKHAVEAGPLLLYQGAPIPDRNQEKNRYGGNIARVNATRTLIATTQDGKVVLVVISDQNGTGGVNYDELVDFCMSKGFYSAMNFDGGSSSVMVIKDKIVSRTPTGWTRAIPVSLLVVQKSD